The genomic region TACTAGTTATTGGCCGCCAAATTACAACCAATTTAAATTCGTTTATTGATTTATTAGGGATTGACAAATCTGGGAATACAATTGTCGTAGAATTGAAACGAAATAAAACTCCAAGAGAAACAATAGCTCAGTTATTAGAATATGCCTCGTTTATAGAAAATTTAGACTATTCCCAATTAAATGAAATTTATCAAAATTATTCCGGTGAAGATATTAGTTTAGAAGATTATCATCAGCAATACTTCCAAGACGAACAGAACGAAAGCGTGTCATTTAACAAATATTCTAAATTGGTTATCGTCGCACAAGAAATCACCAGAGAAATTAAACAAACAGCTCAATTTTTAAGAAAGAAAGGCATTGATATCTATTGTTTAGAGTTCAGGTATTTTACCACTAAACATGGAGAGAAAATAATCTCAAGTGATATGGTTGTTGGGGATGAAGAATTTATTCGACATAAAGTCCAATCTGCCACTCTTCCCAAAGTCGATGAAAACAAATTTCGGAAATCCCTGGATAGAA from Calditrichota bacterium harbors:
- a CDS encoding DUF91 domain-containing protein codes for the protein MRLFTLDESGKMIPYNEKKFKDENKESDLESLLENNPEYFFENSKILVIGRQITTNLNSFIDLLGIDKSGNTIVVELKRNKTPRETIAQLLEYASFIENLDYSQLNEIYQNYSGEDISLEDYHQQYFQDEQNESVSFNKYSKLVIVAQEITREIKQTAQFLRKKGIDIYCLEFRYFTTKHGEKIISSDMVVGDEEFIRHKVQSATLPKVDENKFRKSLDRNGLKVYDRIFEFAKRNKLMFRWGSKGFSLNLELDNGFVCLFF